A stretch of Hypomesus transpacificus isolate Combined female chromosome 7, fHypTra1, whole genome shotgun sequence DNA encodes these proteins:
- the fbxo7 gene encoding F-box only protein 7 has protein sequence MKLRVRVNKQTSRVELEGEEPTITDLSIQIKEILLPSHGLSPDTEFTLSLNGTEPLCDTGQTLSSCSIVPGDLICVILPQSVAVPSASPSPVNQAASHSARTCPSSSTAAQTPPPKQTKHSHAMHSNEPGTSSKVAEMQTDPKQEMAPEEEQEAEAAPLTLEPMLCDEAEEGKLPHSLDVLHHNSQSGSQFDAVMVVVHLLMLETGFFPQGSEVKHGEMPSDWRAAGGVYRLKYTHPFCEDSLILVVAVPMGNLLAVNASLKINEKVEKVNKLTLNPVLYVNGVVQREDAATSTYKDLRKLSRVFKDKMAYPVIAAAREAMALPPVFGLSILPPELLLRMLRLLDVGSLLALSSVSRHLNTATADSTLWRHLYRRDFRDSQNPVRNTDWKQLYKTKYKIHKEASRYRPMPRVLPFPRTFPFHPGAFHPIPPPLYPPGIIGGEYDERPNLPHGLLPRPRYDPIGPLPGLPGHDPAGGLLIGRRGHRPSGGRPADIRRGFI, from the exons ATGAAGCTGCGTGTTAGAGTCAACAAGCAGACCAGCCGTGTGgagctggaaggagaggagcccACCATCACAGACCTAAGTATTCAAATCAAGGAGATCCTGCTGCCTTCCCATGGACTCAG CCCGGACACAGAATTCACCCTGTCCCTGAATGGCACAGAGCCTCTCTGCGACACAGGACAGACACTCTCCTCATGCAGCATCGTTCCTGGGGACTTAATCTGCGTAATCCTGCCTCAGTCTGTGGCTGTGCCCTCTgcttccccctcacctgtgaacCAGGCTGCCAGCCACAGTGCTAGAAcctgccccagcagcagcacggcCGCACAAACACCACCACCCAAACAGACGAAACACTCCCATGCCATGCATTCTAATGAG CCAGGCACAAGCAGCAAGGTAGCTGAGATGCAGACAGATCCTAAACAGGAAATGGCGCCTGaagaggaacaggaagcagaggcAGCTCCGCTCACCTTGGAGCCCATGCTGTGTGACGAGGCAGAGGAAGGCAAGTTGCCTCATTCCTTGGACGTGCTCCATCACAACTCCCAAAGCGGCAGCCAGTTTGACGCTGTCATGGTGGTCGTGCACCTTCTGATGCTGGAGACTGGGTTCTTCCCTCAG ggTTCAGAGGTCAAGCATGGTGAGATGCCCAGCGATTGGCGGGCAGCAGGAGGGGTGTACAGGCTCAAGTACACCCACCCTTTTTGCGAGGACAGCCTCATCCTAGTTGTGGCCGTTCCCATGGGCAACCTGCTAGCTGTTAATG CCTCCCTGAAGATCAATGAGAAGGTGGAGAAGGTTAATAAGCTGACACTGAACCCAGTCCTCTATGTGAATGGCGTTGTACAAA GAGAGGATGCAGCCACCAGTACCTACAAAGACCTACGCAAGTTGTCGCGGGTTTTCAAAGACAAGATGGCGTACCCCGTGATAGCTGCAGCCAGAGAAG CCATGGCGCTCCCTCCGGTGTTTGGCCTGTCTATCCTGCCTCCAGAGCTGCTGCTGCGAATGCTGAGGCTGCTGGATGTGGGCTCCCTGCTGGCCCTGTCGTCCGTCAGCAGACACCTCAACACTGCCACTGCTGACTCCACCCTGTGGAGGCACCTCTACCGTCGAGACTTCAGGG ATAGTCAGAATCCCGTCAGAAACACAGACTGGAAACAA CTGTACAAGACCAagtacaagatccacaaggagGCCTCCCGTTATCGCCCCATGCCCCGTGTCCTGCCCTTCCCGCGCACCTTCCCTTTCCACCCCGGGGCATtccaccccatccctccccccctctacccccccggCATCATCGGCGGAGAATACGACGAGCGCCCCAACCTCCCCCACGGCCTCCTGCCCAGGCCGCGCTATGACCCCATTGGCCCGCTTCCAGGTCTCCCAGGTCACGATCCCGCGGGAGGCCTTCTGATTGGGCGGCGGGGCCACAGGCCTTCTgggggccggccggcggacatCCGGCGGGGGTTCATCTGA
- the rtcb gene encoding RNA-splicing ligase RtcB homolog — MSRSYNDELQYMDKIGKNCWRIKKGFVPNMQVEGVFYVNDPLEKLIFEELRNACKGGGFGGFLPALKQIGNVAALPGIVHRSIGLPDVHSGYGFAIGNMAAFDMSDPTAVVSPGGVGFDINCGVRLLRTNLDEADVQPVKEQLAQALFDHIPVGVGSKGVIPMNAKDLEEALEMGVDWSLREGYAWAEDKEHCEEYGRMLQADPNKVSSKAKKRGLPQLGTLGAGNHYAEIQVVDEIYNDYAAKKMGIDHKGQVCVMIHSGSRGLGHQVATDALVAMEKAMKRDKIIVNDRQLACARITSDEGQDYLKGMAAAGNYAWVNRSSMTFLTRQAFSKVFTTTPDDLDMHVIYDVSHNIAKVEEHMVDGKQKTLLVHRKGSTRAFPPHHPLIAVDYQLTGQPVLIGGTMGTCSYVLTGTEQGMTETFGTTCHGAGRALSRAKSRRNLDFQDVLDKLADKGIAIRVASPKLVMEEAPESYKNVTDVVNTCHDAGISKKAIKLRPIAVIKG, encoded by the exons ATGAGCAGAAGTTACAATGATGAGTTGCAATATATGGATAAAATTGGCAAGAACTGTTGGCGTATCAAAAAGGGCTTTGTCCCGAACATGCAG GTGGAAGGAGTCTTCTACGTCAACGACCCCCTTGAAAAGTTGATTTTTGAGGAATTACGAAATGCTTGTAAAGGAGGAG GTTTTGGTGGGTTTCTCCCGGCATTGAAACAAATTGGGAATGTTGCAGCTCTACCAGGAATAGTACAT AGATCTATTGGACTTCCTGATGTCCACTCGGGGTATGGCTTTGCCATTGGAAATATGGCTGCCTTTGACATGAGTGATCCCACTGCTGTGGTCTCCCCAG GGGGTGTGGGTTTCGACATCAACTGTGGCGTTCGTCTGCTGAGGACCAACCTGGATGAGGCGGACGTCCAGCCGGTGAAGGAGCAGCTGGCCCAAGCGCTGTTTGACCACATCCCTGTGGGAGTGGGCTCCAAGGGGGTCATCCCCATGAACGCTAA GGACCTTGAGGAGGCCCTGGAGATGGGGGTGGATTGGTCCCTGAGGGAGGGCTACGCCTGGGCAGAGGACAAGGAGCACTGTGAGGAGTATGGCCGAATGCTCCAGGCTGACCCCAACAAGGTCTCCTCCAAGGCCAAGAAGAGGGGCCTGCCACAG CTGGGAACACTAGGGGCAGGGAACCACTATGCTGAGATCCAGGTGGTGGATGAGATCTACAACGACTACGCGGCCAAGAAGATGGGCATCGATCACAAGGGCCAGGTGTGCGTGATGATCCACAGTGGCAGCAGGGGGCTCGGGCACCAGGTGGCCACAG ATGCCCTTGTTGCCATGGAGAAGGCGATGAAGAGGGACAAGATCATAGTGAATGACCGGCAGCTGGCCTGCGCTCGCATCACATCGGACGAGGGCCAGGACTACCTGAAGGGCATGGCCGCCGCAGGGAACTACGCCTGGGTCAACCGCTCCTCCATGACCTTCCTCACCAGACAG GCCTTCTCCAAGGTCTTCACCACCACGCCAGACGACCTGGACATGCACGTGATCTACGACGTGTCCCACAACATCGCCAAGGTGGAGGAGCACATGGTGGACGGCAAGCAGAAGACCCTGCTGGTGCACCGCAAGGGCTCCACCCGGGCCTTCCCCCCGCATCACCCCCTCATCGCCGTGGACTACCAG CTTACAGGCCAGCCGGTGTTAATTGGTGGCACGATGGGCACCTGCAGCTATGTTTTGACGGGGACAGAGCAGGGCATGACTGAGACCTTTGGCACCACCTGCCATGGCGCG GGGCGTGCTCTGTCGCGTGCCAAGTCCCGCAGGAACTTGGACTTCCAGGATGTGTTGGACAAGCTGGCAGACAAGGGCATTGCCATTCGAGTGGCCTCGCCCAAACTAGTCATGGAGGAG GCTCCTGAATCATACAAGAATGTGACAGATGTTGTCAACACATGCCACGATGCTGGAATAAGCAAGAAGGCTATTAAACTACGACCAATCGCCGTAATCAAGGGGTAA